Proteins encoded within one genomic window of Theobroma cacao cultivar B97-61/B2 chromosome 7, Criollo_cocoa_genome_V2, whole genome shotgun sequence:
- the LOC18593166 gene encoding WPP domain-interacting protein 1 — protein sequence MDLESECSALEFVEDNEVTQHTVPHVDDNKIKDNHIDIYKVKDNGLCANDDETQRLATDQSMHSDALTADNHVKGAVEVVQPMHSPPLTAKSPDRPSPPSTKGYGLKKWRRIKRDFVKDATATADSSKILKRGLSSSANPTKPRHMASPEIKQNSEGPVGSVNMLKNTSVAHGLMMHSPSSDSRFAVGAAIAAATDSDNSEDRSSKSSTAASVPKVKYDLPAVLGYMNEKNQMKNLGGKSLGNSSQRFQQGKGRVESSKKPRGERVKIEKENSHSSMESDSRSSNFVFMQGPFSVTSNGKQSGKPMNFDGENSDEAHEGEQMVGEEVQTAYRKENSGEIEELSLDDLPADLSWEAKEEKSDNNQPSPDQDPLVESIFALQSVQEALEKEVQKLGEVGKEPTSLHDDSVNINSVPVDSTFSDHEIHETSSSDQLASDKIRESTSGSMETQVFTLTQKVKYLESKLEEARAVLQVKESRILELETNANSSRSLKEDSGSNAELQQDKYREIEFDLEGLFQQKIEAEIEFLALTMAIQKLRISLGNQVTLLEEQTSFAGKQAQMLNKLGEAENKAAMLKKEPEELEKYCGDVVGPEEVLKMQRRVCKVTSCFFTQLVLLALVFLFIVLQLSPHSGVVVPT from the exons atggatttggagagtgaatgCTCTGCGCTTGAATTTGTGGAGGATAATGAAGTAACTCAACACACTGTACCTCATGTTGATGATAATAAGATCAAGGATAATCATATTGATATTTACAAGGTTAAGGATAATGGGTTGTGTGCAAATGATGATGAGACTCAGAGGTTGGCAACTGATCAAAGTATGCATTCCGATGCTTTGACAGCTGATAATCATGTGAAGGGTGCTGTTGAGGTTGTGCAGCCAATGCATTCACCTCCTTTAACAGCTAAATCTCCTGATAGGCCGTCTCCTCCTTCAACCAAAGGGTATGGATTGAAGAAATGGAGGCGTATCAAGAGAGACTTTGTTAAGGATGCCACGGCCACTGCAGACAGCAGTAAAATATTGAAGCGGGGTTTGTCCAGTTCAGCAAATCCAACTAAACCTCGACATATGGCATCACCTGAGATCAAGCAGAATAGTGAGGGTCCTGTTGGATCTGTTAATATGTTGAAAAACACAAGTGTTGCTCATGGGCTAATGATGCATAGCCCCAGCTCAGATTCCAGGTTTGCAGTTGGGGCTGCTATTGCTGCTGCAACAGACTCTGACAATAGCGAGGATCGGAGTAGTAAGTCATCTACAGCAGCCAGTGTGCCAAAGGTGAAGTATGACCTGCCTGCAGTTTTGGGGTACATGAACGAGAAAAACCAGATGAAGAATTTAGGTGGGAAGAGTCTGGGTAATTCAAGTCAAAGATTTCAACAGGGAAAGGGTCGTGTTGAAAGCAGCAAGAAGCCCAGAGGAGAAAGGGTCAAAATCGAGAAGGAAAACTCTCATTCGAGCATGGAATCTGACTCAAGAAGCTCCAACTTTGTCTTTATGCAGGGTCCATTTTCAGTGACAAGTAACGGAAAGCAAAGTGGAAAGCCCATGAATTTTGATGGGGAAAATAGTGATGAAGCTCATGAAGGCGAACAAATGGTTGGTGAGGAAGTTCAAACTGCTTATAGGAAGGAAAATTCAGGTGAAATTGAAGAACTTTCACTGGATGATTTACCTGCAGATTTATCTTGGgaagctaaggaagaaaaaagtgaCAATAATCAGCCTTCACCAGATCAAGATCCATTGGTTGAGTCTATTTTTGCCCTCCAATCTGTCCAGGAAGCCCTTGAAAAAG AAGTACAGAAACTAGGGGAGGTAGGAAAGGAACCTACATCACTGCATGATGATTCAGTTAATATTAACAGTGTTCCTGTGGATTCTACTTTTTCTGATCATGAAATCCATGAAACTAGCTCATCTGACCAGTTAGCTTCTGACAAGATTAGAGAAAGTACTTCAGGTTCCATGGAAACTCAGGTTTTCACCTTAACACagaaagtaaaatatttgGAGAGCAAACTGGAAGAAGCAAGAGCTGTGCTTCAGGTGAAGGAATCAAGGATTTTAGAACTGGAAACCAATGCAAACAGTAGCAGGTCACTGAAGGAAGATTCAGGAAGCAATGCAGAGTTGCAGCAAGATAAATATAGAGAAATAGAATTCGACCTTGAGGGCctctttcaacaaaaaatagaGGCTGAAATTGAGTTCCTAGCTCTAACCATGGCAATAcagaaattgagaatttcttTGGGCAATCAAGTCACATTACTAGAAGAACAAACATCATTTGCAGGGAAGCAGGCACAGATGCTGAATAAGCTCGGAGAGGCAGAAAACAAGGCTGCAATGCTAAAGAAAGAACCAGAGGAGTTGGAAAAGTATTGTGGAGATGTCGTAGGTCCTGAAGAAGTTTTGAAGATGCAGAGGAGGGTTTGTAAGGTTACTTCATGTTTTTTCACACAGTTGGTGTTACTGGCTTTAGTGTTCTTGTTCATTGTCTTGCAGTTGTCACCCCATTCAGGGGTGGTTGTTCCCACCTGA
- the LOC18593167 gene encoding high mobility group B protein 10 isoform X2, which yields MVPVVGGKALDLHQLFAEVTSRGGLEKVIKDRRWKEVIVVFRFPTTITSASFVLRKYYLSLLYHFEQVYYFRKQVSSVSTPGTASGSLVNASANTKGGASANQLAAQGTPELQIGSSVTGTIDGKFDNGYLVTVRLGSDQFKGVLYHIPQMLQLSQSSNTSDVPPHRSRKRSRLALRDPSKPKSNRSGYNFFFAEHYTQLKPMYYGQEKAISKRIGHLWSNLTEAEKQVYQEKGMKDKERYRTEMLEYKSSYDSTPQ from the exons AT GGTTCCAGTTGTTGGAGGAAAGGCTCTGGATCTGCATCAACTCTTCGCGGAGGTCACATCTCGCGGAGGTCTTGAGAAG GTAATAAAAGATCGCAGATGGAAGGAAGTGATTGTGGTCTTCAGATTTCCAACAACTATTACAAGTGCTTCATTTGTTTTGAGGAAGTATTACTTATCATTGCTATATCACTTTGAGCAAGTCTATTACTTCCGCAAACAAGTTTCTTCAGTCTCAACCCCTG GGACTGCCAGTGGGAGCCTTGTGAATGCATCTGCAAACACAAAGGGAGGTGCTTCTGCAAACCAATTAGCAGCTCAGG GAACTCCAGAGTTGCAGATTGGCAGTTCTGTGACAGGGACCATTGATGGCAAATTTGATAATGGCTATCTGGTTACAGTTAGGTTGGGCTCTGATCAATTTAAAGGTGTCCTGTATCATATCCCCCAAATGCTTCAATTGTCTCAGAGTTCAAATACTTCAGATGTACCTCCTCACCGCAGCCGGAAGAGATCCCGGTTAGCTTTACGGGACCCTTCCAAGCCAAAGTCAAACAGGAGtggttataattttttctttgctgAGCATTATACCCAGCTCAAACCTATGTACTACGGACAGGAGAAAGCCATCAGTAAGAGGATTGGGCACCTATGGAGCAATCTGACGGAGGCTGAGAAACAG GTTTATCAGGAGAAAGGGATGAAGGACAAGGAGAGATACAGAACTGAAATGTTGGAATACAAATCTTCCTATGACTCTACACCTCAATAG
- the LOC18593167 gene encoding high mobility group B protein 10 isoform X1 — protein MSQQQQQSESTNGQYTNMPRYPSPTAKYEDVAQSSDLFWEKLKAFHKSLGKKFKVPVVGGKALDLHQLFAEVTSRGGLEKVIKDRRWKEVIVVFRFPTTITSASFVLRKYYLSLLYHFEQVYYFRKQVSSVSTPGTASGSLVNASANTKGGASANQLAAQGTPELQIGSSVTGTIDGKFDNGYLVTVRLGSDQFKGVLYHIPQMLQLSQSSNTSDVPPHRSRKRSRLALRDPSKPKSNRSGYNFFFAEHYTQLKPMYYGQEKAISKRIGHLWSNLTEAEKQVYQEKGMKDKERYRTEMLEYKSSYDSTPQ, from the exons ATGTCTCAACAACAGCAGCAGAGTGAGAGTACAAATGGGCAGTACACCAACATGCCTCGCTATCCCTCACCAACTGCCAAGTACGAGGATGTTGCTCAAAGCTCTGACCTTTTCTGGGAAAAGCTTAAAGCTTTTCACAAATCTCTCGGCAAAAAATTCAA GGTTCCAGTTGTTGGAGGAAAGGCTCTGGATCTGCATCAACTCTTCGCGGAGGTCACATCTCGCGGAGGTCTTGAGAAG GTAATAAAAGATCGCAGATGGAAGGAAGTGATTGTGGTCTTCAGATTTCCAACAACTATTACAAGTGCTTCATTTGTTTTGAGGAAGTATTACTTATCATTGCTATATCACTTTGAGCAAGTCTATTACTTCCGCAAACAAGTTTCTTCAGTCTCAACCCCTG GGACTGCCAGTGGGAGCCTTGTGAATGCATCTGCAAACACAAAGGGAGGTGCTTCTGCAAACCAATTAGCAGCTCAGG GAACTCCAGAGTTGCAGATTGGCAGTTCTGTGACAGGGACCATTGATGGCAAATTTGATAATGGCTATCTGGTTACAGTTAGGTTGGGCTCTGATCAATTTAAAGGTGTCCTGTATCATATCCCCCAAATGCTTCAATTGTCTCAGAGTTCAAATACTTCAGATGTACCTCCTCACCGCAGCCGGAAGAGATCCCGGTTAGCTTTACGGGACCCTTCCAAGCCAAAGTCAAACAGGAGtggttataattttttctttgctgAGCATTATACCCAGCTCAAACCTATGTACTACGGACAGGAGAAAGCCATCAGTAAGAGGATTGGGCACCTATGGAGCAATCTGACGGAGGCTGAGAAACAG GTTTATCAGGAGAAAGGGATGAAGGACAAGGAGAGATACAGAACTGAAATGTTGGAATACAAATCTTCCTATGACTCTACACCTCAATAG
- the LOC108662932 gene encoding photosystem I reaction center subunit V, chloroplastic — protein MAAASSALFNPTFSSIQKNHLTPSSISFQGLRPLSKGKTSLPKVALTARNSSARLAVKAELSAPLVISLSTGLSLFLGRFVFFNFQRENVAKQVPEQNGLTHFEAGDTRAKEYVSLLKSNDPVGFNIVDVLAWGSIGHIVAYYILATSSNGYDPKFFG, from the coding sequence ATGGCAGCAGCCTCCTCAGCTCTGTTCAACCCCACCTTCTCCTCCATCCAGAAGAACCATCTCACCCCTTCCAGCATCTCATTCCAAGGCCTCAGACCCCTCAGCAAGGGCAAAACCTCACTACCCAAGGTCGCCCTCACCGCAAGGAACTCATCTGCTAGGCTTGCTGTCAAGGCAGAGCTCAGCGCCCCGCTTGTGATAAGCCTCAGCACGGGTCTCTCCCTCTTCTTGGGTAGGTTTGTGTTCTTCAACTTCCAAAGAGAGAACGTGGCGAAGCAAGTGCCTGAGCAAAACGGCTTGACCCACTTTGAGGCTGGGGACACAAGAGCCAAGGAGTATGTTAGCCTGCTCAAGTCCAATGACCCTGTGGGATTCAACATCGTCGATGTTCTTGCTTGGGGGTCCATCGGCCATATTGTTGCTTACTACATCCTGGCCACCTCCAGCAATGGCTATGACCCCAAGTTCTTCGGCTGA
- the LOC18593169 gene encoding uncharacterized WD repeat-containing protein C2A9.03: MSHYQEDYAEYMADEYDMEDIDDDMDEEFRGRYMSGSDSDLDEYDYMNNKISDTSAAQARRGKDIQGIPWDRLSITREKYRQTRLEQYKNYENIPHSGEGSGKDCKITQKGASYYDFRLNSRSVKSTILHFQLRNLVWATSKHDVYLMSHFSVMHWSSLAHRKHEILNVSGHVAPSEKHPGSLMEGFTQTQVSTLAVKDNLLVAGGFQGELICKNLDRPGISFCSRTTYDDNAITNAVEIYVTPSGAVHFTASNNDCGVRDFDMEKYQLSKYFHFLWPVNHTSLSPDGKLLIIVGDNPDGMLVDSSTGKTVMPLHGHLDFSFASAWHPNGVTFATGNQDKTCRIWDVRNLTRSVAVLKGNLGAIRSIRYTSDGKYMAMAEPADFVHVYDVKSGYENEQEIDFFGEISGLSFSPDTESLFIGVWDRTYGSLLEYGRRRNYSYLDSLI, encoded by the exons ATGTCCCACTACCAAGAAGATTATGCTGAATACATGGCAGATGAGTATGACATGGAAGACATAGATGATGACATGGATGAAGAGTTTCGTGGCAGATATATGTCTGGCTCGGACTCTGATCTTGATGAATATGACTACATG aataataaaatatctgaTACTTCTGCTGCTCAAGCTAGAAGAGGAAAAGACATCCAGGGAATTCCTTGGGATCGGCTTAGCATCACTAGGGAAAAATACAGGCAAACTAGGCTAGAACAGTACAAGAACTATGAGAATATCCCTCACTCTGGAGAAGGGTCAGGGAAG GATTGCAAAATTACCCAGAAGGGTGCGTCATATTATGACTTCAGACTTAATTCAAGATCTGTAAAATCAACAATACTTCATTTTCAG TTGAGGAACTTGGTATGGGCTACATCAAAACATGATGTTTATCTTATGTCACATTTTTCTGTCATGCATTGGTCTTCATTGGCACACCGCAAGCATGAAATTCTTAATGTTTCTGGGCATGTGGCACCATCTGAG AAACATCCTGGAAGTCTGATGGAAGGTTTTACACAAACTCAAGTCAGTACTCTTGCGGTAAAAGATAACCTCCTAGTTGCTGGAGGGTTCCAGGGTGAGCTAATATGCAAG AATTTAGATCGGCCTGGAATAAGCTTTTGTTCCAGGACAACTTATGATGACAATGCCATTACAAATGCTGTTGAGATTTATGTCACTCCAAG TGGTGCAGTTCACTTTACGGCCTCCAATAATGACTGTGGAGTCAGAGATTTTGATATGGAGAAATATCAGCTGTCTaagtattttcattttctttggcCAGTTAAT CATACTTCTCTGAGTCCTGATGGGAAACTTCTAATAATAGTTGGGGACAACCCTGATGGTATGTTAGTGGACTCTAGCACAGGGAAG ACTGTTATGCCCTTGCATGGACACTTGGACTTCTCATTTGCATCAGCATGGCACCCTAATGGTGTCACTTTTGCCACTGGGAACCAAGACAAAACTTGCCGAATTTGGGATGTTCGGAACTTGACAAGGTCAGTTGCTGTTCTTAAGGGAAACCTTGGAGCAATACGGTCCATTCGCTACACGTCTGATGGTAAGTACATGGCAATGGCTGAGCCTGCTGACTTTGTGCATGTGTATGATGTGAAAAGTGGGTATGAGAATGAGCAAGAAATCGATTTCTTTGGGGAGATATCTGGCCTATCCTTTAGTCCCGACACAGAGTCTCTCTTTATCGGTGTATGGGATCGTACATATGGTAGCCTTCTTGAGTATGGTCGTCGGAGGAACTACTCATACCTTGATTCCCTAATTTGA